In Lentilactobacillus sp. SPB1-3, the sequence ATTCTATCCGCATCTAGCTGGCTAGAAATAATTTCAACTACCTGGCGATTAGGATATGTTTTGTTGATCACACTGGCAACCTTTTCTGGAAATTCAGGACTGACCCGTTTCAAAACCGCGTTGATCTCAGTTTGATCTGATGTAATGATTTGGCGGGTGATAGCTTCATGGTCCGTATGGAAAATATGCTCGAAAGTATGAGAATAGGGACCATGACCAATGTCATGAAGAAGGGCGGCACAAAGGGTGACTAATTCCTCGGAGCTGTTCCATAAGCCGTCATCAGGCGTTTTAGAAGGATAGTTCTTTGCAAATGATTCCGTAATTCTGCGGGCGATTTCATATACGCCAAGCGAATGAGAAAAGCGGGAATGTTCTGCCCCGTGGAAAACCAATGGTGTCGTCCCCAACTGATGAATTCGACGCAGACGTTGAAATTCGGTGGTGTTGATCAGGTCTAGAATAACTTTATAGTTAACGTAAACATAGTTGTGGACAGGATCTCTAAAAACTTTTTCTTTAGATAATTTTTGATTAGCGTATGTCAAACCTAACCTCCTATGGTTGGTAACTGTTGGTTACGCAATTTCATTTTTGATAATTGTTTATTACGGAGCTGATTAAACTCTTCGGTTTGAAGAACTTCCGCTGACTTTGAGTTGAGCTGGTAAGTCTTTTGAATGGTGTCAGAAATCATTTTTTTAATAATTTCATTATTACTATAGTGCTCGTTTAATTCAACTAGACTAGTCATTGAGGCAGGATTGATCTTAGGAAAATCCCAAGTGGTTTGGTTGTATGCATCAGAGGTTTTATAAAAATCTGAGATAATCTTACTGCGGTCATCTTGATTGCCAAATACACTCATATAAAGCATCAACACAACTGCATCCTTTTCTCTTCGCTGAGCAATTCCAGCGATTTTTTGACCATTAACACTTAAATCATATTTTCCTGGGCAGTAAGAATCCGTAATTTCATAAGCTTCGATAGGCAGATCGGGTAG encodes:
- a CDS encoding lipoyl protein ligase domain-containing protein, with the protein product MFTNSITILEANYSPIHQLESFADTNAILEMTNKLQTPFLQFWTTTTPTVILGINDRHLPKLTSGLTLLTNKDYNYFLRNSGGLAVISDPGVLNVSLFLPTKNQQLSVDEAYKIITDLMKQVLPDLPIEAYEITDSYCPGKYDLSVNGQKIAGIAQRREKDAVVLMLYMSVFGNQDDRSKIISDFYKTSDAYNQTTWDFPKINPASMTSLVELNEHYSNNEIIKKMISDTIQKTYQLNSKSAEVLQTEEFNQLRNKQLSKMKLRNQQLPTIGG